In a single window of the Melanotaenia boesemani isolate fMelBoe1 chromosome 22, fMelBoe1.pri, whole genome shotgun sequence genome:
- the LOC121634112 gene encoding protein Z-dependent protease inhibitor-like gives MTSSVLLSLVVLVLLLGPVSSQNLDPALEDLIQRNTDFGTRLYRAVASRTDDNVFLSPLTLSAGLIALLTTTSGPTQDQLLQGLTLTGLDPQNLPDQFQTLRNTVFQKDAVQNLQQGVAIFPAQGCQVSTSYLDLVQTKFGGKVQSLNYMANFDAIDAINRWAQNQTGERVQELLSILDTQTQLLIATAASYQTRFSPVFNSSSTQDERFYMNKYQVVMVPMMSRADKYFLAYDRLVKAGVLKLPLADGAAMLVVLPDEGVDITAVEEEVTSGKIRTWEVGGAASSFLVGASLLSEKRPSDS, from the exons ATGACTTCCTCCGTCCTCCTCTCATTGGTCGTCCTCGTCCTCCTGCTGGGTCCAGTTTCTTCTCAGAACCTCGATCCTGCTTTGGAGGACCTGATCCAGAGGAACACAGACTTTGGTACCCGTCTCTACCGAGCCGTCGCCAGCCGAACGGACGACAATGTCTTCCTGTCTCCTCTCACGTTGTCTGCCGGACTAATCGCTCTGCTGACCACCACCAGCGGTCCAACCCAGGACCAGCTGCTTCAAGGACTCACACTGACCGGACTTGACCCTCAGAACCTGCCAG ATCAGTTTCAGACTCTGAGGAACACGGTCTTTCAGAAGGATGCGGTCCAGAACCTCCAGCAGGGCGTGGCCATCTTCCCTGCTCAGGGTTGCCAGGTGTCCACATCCTATCTGGATCTGGTTCAGACAAAGTTTGGGGGGAAGGTTCAGAGTTTGAACTATATGGCAAATTTTGATGCCATCGACGCCATCAACCGCTGGGCCCAGAACCAGACCGGAGAACGGGTCCAGGAACTGTTGTCCATCCTGGACACGCAAACCCAGCTGCTGATTGCGACCGCCGCCTCTTACCAGA CCCGCTTCAGCCCGGTCTTTAACTCGTCCTCCACTCAGGACGAGCGTTTCTACATGAACAAGTACCAGGTTGTCATGGTTCCCATGATGTCCCGGGCCGATAAGTACTTCCTGGCGTACGACCGCTTGGTGAAGGCCGGCGTGCTGAAGCTGCCGCTGGCGGACGGAGCGGCCATGTTGGTGGTGCTGCCCGATGAAGGCGTAGACATCACTGCTGTGGAAGAGGAAGTGACATCAGGGAAGATCCGGACATGG GAAGTTGGAGGTGCAGCTTCCTCGTTTCTTGTTGGAGCGTCCCTACTCTCTGAAAAACGTCCTTCAGACTCTTGA